One window of the Ureibacillus sp. FSL W7-1570 genome contains the following:
- the sucC gene encoding ADP-forming succinate--CoA ligase subunit beta, whose product MNIHEYQGKEILRNYGVAVPNGRVAFSPEEAVKVAKELDSNIVVVKAQIHAGGRGKAGGVKVAKNLDEVRAYAKELLGKKLVTKQTGPEGKEVKRLYIEEGSEIKKEYYLSFILDRSTSRITVMGSAEGGMDIEEVAEKTPEKIFREVIDPLTGLLPFQARRLAINMEIPTKLINQAAKLMIGLYTAFVEKDASILEINPLVLTEDDKIMALDAKFNFDANALYRHPEIVELRDFDEEDPKEIQASKYDLNYVSLDGNIGCLVNGAGLAMATMDTISYYGGSPANFLDVGGGANTEKVTEAFKIILSDPNVKGIFVNIFGGIMKCDVIAEGVVAAAKEVGLNVPLVVRLEGTNAALGKEILNQSGLNIVGTNSLAEGAQKIIELVR is encoded by the coding sequence ATGAATATCCATGAGTATCAGGGGAAGGAAATACTTAGAAACTATGGAGTTGCAGTTCCAAATGGCAGAGTTGCTTTTTCTCCGGAAGAGGCAGTGAAAGTGGCCAAAGAACTCGATTCAAATATTGTCGTTGTGAAAGCGCAAATCCATGCCGGTGGAAGAGGGAAAGCCGGTGGAGTAAAAGTGGCCAAAAATCTGGATGAGGTGCGCGCTTATGCAAAAGAATTGTTAGGGAAAAAATTGGTCACAAAACAAACAGGCCCTGAAGGTAAGGAAGTAAAGCGCCTTTATATTGAAGAAGGCTCCGAAATCAAGAAAGAATATTATTTGAGTTTCATATTGGACCGTTCCACTTCCCGAATCACTGTGATGGGTTCAGCTGAAGGCGGAATGGACATTGAAGAGGTGGCGGAAAAAACACCTGAAAAAATCTTCAGAGAAGTGATTGATCCGCTGACAGGTTTATTGCCGTTCCAGGCGAGAAGATTGGCAATTAATATGGAAATCCCTACAAAATTAATAAACCAAGCTGCCAAACTTATGATTGGTTTATATACAGCTTTTGTCGAAAAGGATGCTTCCATCCTTGAAATCAATCCGCTCGTGTTGACGGAAGATGATAAAATTATGGCGCTGGATGCGAAATTCAATTTTGATGCCAATGCACTTTATCGCCATCCTGAAATAGTCGAACTTCGTGATTTTGATGAAGAAGATCCAAAAGAAATCCAGGCATCCAAATATGATTTGAACTATGTTTCTCTTGATGGAAATATCGGCTGCCTCGTAAATGGTGCAGGTCTTGCGATGGCCACAATGGATACGATCAGCTATTATGGAGGCTCTCCAGCCAACTTCTTGGACGTTGGTGGCGGTGCAAACACCGAAAAAGTGACGGAAGCATTCAAAATCATCCTTTCTGATCCGAATGTAAAAGGAATTTTCGTGAATATTTTCGGTGGCATTATGAAATGTGATGTTATTGCCGAAGGGGTTGTTGCCGCAGCGAAGGAAGTAGGATTGAATGTGCCGCTTGTGGTACGTTTGGAAGGTACAAATGCCGCATTGGGCAAAGAGATATTGAATCAATCCGGTTTGAATATTGTGGGAACGAACTCATTGGCTGAAGGCGCACAAAAAATTATAGAACTTGTAAGGTAG
- a CDS encoding EscU/YscU/HrcU family type III secretion system export apparatus switch protein produces the protein MKEKRKEAVALLYNPEENSPKVVAKGKGKIAENILQKAEEHNVPVYEDPNLVELLGQLELNESIPPDLYEAVAEVFAFIYQLDRKFHSNG, from the coding sequence ATGAAGGAAAAAAGAAAAGAAGCCGTCGCTCTTTTATATAATCCTGAAGAAAATAGTCCAAAAGTTGTTGCTAAAGGAAAAGGGAAAATTGCGGAAAATATTCTTCAAAAAGCGGAGGAACATAACGTTCCTGTCTATGAAGATCCAAATCTGGTGGAATTATTGGGACAGCTGGAATTAAACGAATCCATCCCTCCGGATTTATATGAAGCCGTAGCGGAAGTATTCGCTTTTATTTATCAGTTGGATAGAAAATTTCATTCAAATGGTTGA